A single region of the Oenococcus kitaharae DSM 17330 genome encodes:
- the hisE gene encoding phosphoribosyl-ATP diphosphatase, with protein sequence MQDLDELYASILKRKQAPKAGSYTDYLFDKGLDKILKKVGEESTEVIVAAKNPKRDELIYETADLLYHLTVLLVEKQVSMDDIKAELAKREGLLSKTQDRPEIKDL encoded by the coding sequence ATGCAGGACTTGGATGAGCTATACGCATCAATTTTAAAAAGAAAACAGGCGCCTAAGGCAGGCTCCTATACGGATTATTTGTTCGACAAGGGTTTGGACAAGATTCTTAAAAAAGTCGGTGAGGAATCGACAGAGGTGATTGTGGCCGCAAAGAACCCCAAGCGTGACGAACTAATTTATGAAACGGCTGATTTGCTCTATCACTTGACGGTTCTGCTTGTAGAGAAACAAGTATCTATGGACGACATTAAAGCTGAATTGGCCAAACGCGAGGGGTTATTGAGCAAAACACAGGACCGGCCAGAAATTAAAGACTTGTAA
- the hisF gene encoding imidazole glycerol phosphate synthase subunit HisF, whose protein sequence is MLAKRIIPCLDIDDNRVKKGVNFLNLKDVGDPAEIAAEYERQGADELVFLDITATNEKRGTMIDVVQRVSSQVFMPLTVGGGISNLAQMQALLKAGADKISLNSAAIAHPELIQQAAEKFGRQCVVVAIDVKKDPDSGEKMVYSRGGKERTSLKAVDWAKKAVALGAGELLITSMDQDGTKKGFDIALYQKISALVNVPIIASGGAGSIEDFKQIFRQTDVAAALAASVFHYGQLTIPEVKRQLTAAGVAIRS, encoded by the coding sequence ATGTTAGCTAAACGAATTATCCCTTGCTTGGATATTGATGATAACCGCGTGAAAAAGGGCGTTAACTTTTTAAATTTAAAAGATGTCGGTGATCCGGCTGAAATCGCAGCTGAATATGAACGGCAAGGCGCCGATGAATTGGTCTTTTTGGATATCACAGCGACCAATGAAAAACGCGGTACGATGATCGACGTTGTCCAGCGCGTTTCCAGCCAGGTTTTTATGCCTTTAACTGTTGGCGGCGGTATTTCTAATTTGGCGCAAATGCAGGCTTTGCTAAAAGCCGGTGCTGATAAAATTTCTTTGAACTCAGCGGCTATCGCTCATCCGGAATTAATTCAGCAGGCCGCTGAAAAATTCGGCCGACAATGTGTTGTTGTGGCGATTGATGTTAAAAAGGATCCTGATAGCGGCGAAAAAATGGTTTACAGCCGCGGCGGTAAAGAAAGAACCAGCCTTAAAGCGGTGGATTGGGCAAAAAAAGCGGTCGCTTTAGGTGCTGGCGAATTATTAATCACAAGTATGGACCAGGACGGCACAAAAAAAGGCTTTGATATTGCCTTATATCAGAAAATCAGTGCGTTGGTTAATGTACCGATTATCGCTTCAGGTGGTGCCGGCAGCATTGAAGATTTTAAACAAATCTTTAGGCAGACGGATGTCGCCGCGGCCTTAGCAGCGTCTGTTTTCCATTATGGACAATTAACGATTCCGGAAGTTAAGCGGCAATTAACCGCAGCGGGGGTAGCAATACGATCATGA
- a CDS encoding alpha/beta hydrolase: MAFLELNYYSQVLGMNQPMAAILPEQSGYTPDWTNDQLQDLPVLYLLHGMSGNQLDWQRKTEIERLLRQTKLAVIMPTTSLAWYTNTTYGLNYFDEFAKELPVKVASLFPQISKKREKHFVAGVSMGGYGAYKLAFATDYFAYAASLSGALIEDTNYPGFLEMEKPSYWRGIFGDLSRFPGSENDIFALAEKQAAKKETLPKLFNWVGQEDFLYEANQKAVSRLKKLGYDIDYHTNPGEHEWYYWSRRIEDVLKWLPINYQAEKRLS; the protein is encoded by the coding sequence ATGGCTTTTTTGGAGTTGAATTATTATTCTCAGGTACTTGGTATGAACCAGCCGATGGCTGCGATTCTGCCTGAACAGTCCGGCTATACGCCTGATTGGACCAATGATCAATTACAAGATCTGCCTGTCTTATACCTGCTGCATGGTATGTCAGGCAATCAGTTGGATTGGCAGAGGAAGACTGAAATTGAGCGTCTGCTGCGTCAGACTAAATTGGCAGTTATCATGCCAACTACGAGCCTGGCCTGGTATACAAATACGACTTATGGTTTAAATTATTTTGATGAATTCGCTAAGGAACTGCCAGTCAAAGTCGCTAGCTTGTTTCCACAAATTTCTAAAAAACGCGAGAAACATTTCGTTGCCGGCGTTTCGATGGGCGGATACGGTGCCTACAAATTAGCTTTTGCGACTGATTACTTTGCTTATGCGGCTTCATTATCGGGTGCTTTAATCGAGGATACGAATTATCCTGGATTTCTAGAGATGGAAAAACCCAGCTATTGGCGAGGAATTTTCGGGGATTTGAGCCGTTTTCCAGGATCAGAAAATGATATTTTTGCTTTAGCGGAAAAACAAGCTGCTAAAAAAGAAACGTTGCCAAAATTATTCAATTGGGTCGGCCAAGAAGATTTTCTCTACGAAGCTAACCAAAAAGCTGTCAGCCGTTTGAAAAAATTAGGCTACGATATCGATTATCACACGAACCCCGGCGAACACGAGTGGTACTACTGGAGCCGGCGGATTGAAGATGTACTGAAGTGGCTGCCGATTAATTATCAAGCAGAAAAACGTCTATCTTGA
- the hisI gene encoding phosphoribosyl-AMP cyclohydrolase → MKPDFKKGLLTTVVIDSKTRAVLMVAWMNEESYQLTLKSRQTWFWSRSRQKLWHKGEESGHTQQVNKMTLDCDQDTLLVEVTPNGPACHTGHMSCFFNQVDLDKGEEHAGLG, encoded by the coding sequence ATGAAACCAGATTTTAAAAAAGGCTTATTAACAACCGTCGTCATCGATTCCAAAACACGTGCGGTTCTGATGGTAGCTTGGATGAACGAAGAAAGTTACCAGCTGACTTTAAAAAGCCGCCAGACTTGGTTCTGGTCGCGGTCTCGCCAGAAACTGTGGCACAAAGGCGAAGAAAGCGGACACACCCAGCAGGTCAATAAAATGACTTTGGATTGTGACCAAGATACTTTATTAGTCGAAGTAACACCCAATGGCCCAGCTTGCCATACGGGACACATGAGTTGTTTTTTCAATCAAGTTGATTTAGATAAAGGAGAAGAACATGCAGGACTTGGATGA
- the hisC gene encoding histidinol-phosphate transaminase: protein MKKQIQSLENYTPPIALEQLKEKFGIDKLALLSANENPYGSSPKVKDAILHWQFEQSNRYPDGNASQLRAAVADKFSLDPKQLVFTAGLDEMILMFSRVFLEPGDEVLLTEPTFSEYALQAQIEGAKVVSIPCRTDNGAYDFPAFLKNINEKTKLIWICNPNNPTGSFETLADLTAFIKQVPKNILILIDEAYIDYVTKEAVASAIGLLSQFENLAVLRTFSKAYGLANFRVGYAAMSLQNAAYMQAVRLPYNLSSLSQLAALAAFKDQDFVAETVRKNQQERINWEHFLRGCQISFYASQANFIFFQYPQADKLAQTLLLAGFQIRQGLQKGWLRVTIGTRSDNQAIQNIIKKELAVNQPR from the coding sequence ATGAAAAAACAAATCCAGTCTCTTGAAAATTACACGCCGCCAATTGCCTTAGAACAATTGAAAGAGAAGTTCGGCATCGACAAATTGGCACTTTTATCAGCTAACGAAAATCCTTACGGCAGTTCGCCGAAAGTCAAAGATGCGATCCTCCACTGGCAGTTTGAGCAGAGCAATCGTTATCCAGATGGCAATGCCAGTCAGTTGCGGGCTGCTGTGGCTGATAAATTTTCTCTCGATCCGAAACAACTGGTGTTTACGGCTGGTTTAGACGAGATGATTCTCATGTTTTCCCGCGTCTTTTTAGAACCTGGGGATGAAGTCTTGCTGACGGAACCAACTTTTTCAGAATATGCCCTTCAGGCACAGATTGAAGGTGCCAAAGTTGTTAGTATCCCATGCCGCACAGATAATGGCGCTTACGATTTCCCGGCTTTCCTTAAAAACATTAATGAAAAAACAAAGCTCATCTGGATCTGCAATCCGAATAATCCAACTGGCAGTTTTGAAACACTTGCGGATCTGACCGCGTTTATCAAACAAGTTCCGAAAAATATCTTAATTCTGATTGACGAAGCTTATATTGATTACGTGACAAAAGAGGCAGTCGCCAGTGCAATAGGACTCCTCTCTCAGTTTGAAAACCTGGCCGTTCTGCGGACTTTTTCTAAAGCATACGGGTTGGCTAATTTTCGAGTTGGCTATGCTGCGATGTCTTTGCAAAACGCTGCTTACATGCAGGCTGTTCGTCTGCCTTATAACCTCAGCAGCCTCTCACAGCTGGCCGCTTTAGCCGCATTTAAAGATCAGGATTTTGTCGCTGAAACTGTGCGAAAAAATCAACAAGAACGGATAAATTGGGAACACTTTTTGCGCGGATGCCAGATTTCTTTTTATGCCAGTCAGGCCAATTTCATCTTTTTCCAATACCCTCAAGCTGACAAACTGGCTCAAACGCTTCTGCTGGCCGGTTTTCAAATCCGTCAAGGCCTACAAAAGGGCTGGCTGCGTGTGACCATCGGCACACGATCGGACAATCAAGCTATTCAGAATATAATAAAGAAGGAATTAGCAGTCAATCAACCGCGTTAG